The nucleotide window TTTGTCAAATTTTCCTCGTTTTTATTGGAAACAACTTTTTTTCATAAAGTAGATAAATAAGTGAATTGTTTAACGTCGTCCTAAATAATTCACCCATGCAAtcctaactttttttttttcaaaattcccctaacccatttaattaaataacatttTTAGACATATTTAAAGGAGAAAGCTGACTCTTGATCTTTGTTGCGATTTTGTatctatattattgtattataatTGATTCTATGTATCACATGTTTTATGATGTATATACCAATTATTATGTCGGTctaatttttatgtttgaagTTTCCAAATCAAATTCAGATAAATTTGGTTAAATTTCTTTCCTctgtaaaaattattttagaaaatatattttagttAAGACTAGAGAACGcattgttttattttctaattctaCTTAGACCTACTATTCTTTTGGTTCACAATAAGCTATGAAGACtccaaatcaaaattaaaatagctTAGTGAAATAAACACcattttggaaaatatttttaaatgagcAGTAACATTATagtaggaattttttttttttttttcaactccATTTAGGTAAATCATTCTTTGAGGTAGCTTGATCTACATATTTTTCTTTCAGTTGTCCGTAATAAATAAATTGCATTCTCAATGTTCGATTCTCACTTTTACATAAGTGTTATTGGTAGACCTGTCATTAATCCAACCATAAATTGGGCTGAAACTTGAACGAAAATTTGTGTGTCGTCATAAATCGAAAATTTTAGTCTGTAATTCGAAAATTACCCAAATTTAAGATATTAGAAAAAACTAGGTCAAATTCGACAGAAATTCAAACACAATCGTTTTGACCCATTTTTAATTCCACgtcatcatttttaattttacatacGTCATTAATTTTAGTCAAATCAACAACAATTCTTTGTTGTAGCCTTAagtatattgatttttttataagaaaatattttctttacaaaaattattatatactcctatatttttaaaataatatgaaactcaaaatataacatatcgtttattaaaaaatgatttaagaTGAAAGCTGattgtggtttttttttttttgttgtattgtCTAAActcttgtatatattattatcatttgtaTTAAGTTGGCaagaataaataaagaaatataaaaaaaaaactcattaatTTACGCAATTTACTacaacttatttttaatttcaagaGCATGCGTAGTGGTTTGTACATTTAACTTACTATTTAAATGAGCTTATTTGTTAATCCTAAGTTCCTAATAAAGACACTATTATACCTTTAACATATTAATCCCAATAAAAGACGCCATAAATTAGAAAgatattaattgtattaattttCCCAACCTTTATTGTTTGTCCTATGCAAATTTTTGTATGTACATATTTCTAAAGGATAATGATATTTACGTATGGGTTTAAAAAgttgtacataaaaattaatatatttttctttttatcaattATTGTAGCTTTTTAAGAAAATCTAATATGAGAATTAAAACAATTTATGTTTAGATTTAAAgataacataataaaatataattaaaaaaaacttacgtATAACCTTAGGGCTGTATATATCATTTCTCATTTTAAAAATTCACCGATTACTAACCATGCTAAAGTTAGcattaattaatcacaaattcttgctCTAGCCATAAGGGGATTGTGACATTTCTTTATTTATAGTCCGTCCATTTAACTTTACTTCAACTTACTTTTATAAAATgcgttattattattttttattctgatCCACATATTTAAACTctcttttaatatcatttatataatttaaataatccCAACATTAAACCATCCTTGTGTAATATAAAGTATAAATGTAGCAATTTCTTGGCCGTACTTATTTGGTCCTTTGAATGTGAGCGAGAAGGTTGAGTACAAGACAGCAATGATGGTATGAACTATGAAGCAATCTGGTTTGGTCCAATGTCATGGTTGCTTGACATTGTGGTATTGCCCTCTCGTTTTCGTATTTCTTCAtccattttttaatttgtctatGAGTTTCCTAATTAGGAAtatcatttatcattttcaataaaaaaaacacactCACACTAACTatagtaaatataataaataaacaattgtAAGTCAAGAACTAATATAGTAGATGAAAACtactaacattttatttttaattttttatatattttttaatttaatcaatcaattaaGTATTCAGATATTACAGCTCtgtttaaaaatcatagtccgCTACTATTTATGCCCAAACTTTTTATAAACAATATATATCCAAAATCCAATATAATATAGTTATGACTTTTTacaattatttaactttttttaataatccaatcaTTCAAAAGTCTATTTCATGTGACTTATTCAAATTTTGTgtgacttttttttaattttaaggtAGACTTAGGTAAAAGAAGGGTTAAAATAGTAGAGCAGTCGGATATATAGAATCGAATCTAAAACCTTATTTGGAAAAACATGCTTAAACTCATCTTAATTCGTTAGAAAGTCTTATTTAACTTAGTCCTCATGATTAAGTGAGCTGTATTAAGAATGAAAACAGTGGTTAATTAATGGCATTACGAAAATAAAATCTAAGAAGATCGGGAAAAAGATGACGTGTATGTTCACATTGCCCCATTAGTTTTGGGCTTGTCTTTGATTTCGGATTTTAATATATAGCTTTTTGAAATGGGCTACACATTTATAGTAGTTCGTATATAAGGCTCGTTAAGCTCATTACAAATCAACGTTTGAACCCATTTAAATCCAAATTTAGTATTTGGAGATTTTTATCTTATCTCAAATtgaatatatattgtttttcttATGAAAAATCAAGAGTTTCACTCTaataaattattagaattagagaTAATCAATATCTGATAATGTCTCAGTTAatgatttaataaattaataatttattacttataaattataattaagtttaattattCTCAAAAGCAGGGTGTGAGTCATgactaatataaatatattaaatactaTATGACagtttaaaattaagaaaaaccgTAGAATggaaaaaagtatatatatatatatatatatatatatatatatatatatatatatatatatatatatatatatatatatatatatatatatatatatatatatatatatatatatatatatatatatatatatatatatatatatatatatatatatagttcatAAAGTAAAATATGcatttatgtaattagactttTCATTCCTTGTATTTAGGTATTTATCTTTTTGACTTTATAAATTAGTTTTGCACTCTATTCCATTAATATATAACATTTTTCCTACTTGATATTTTTacgatctttttttttttcattgatgtATTATAATGGCCAACAATCAAATCACTTTACCATTCTTACCATTTTGACACCAAAGTGCTCGACATATGCCCATATCATATAAAAGTTCATTCCTATTGTAAACcaaataatcaaaatgaaaaattgtccctgaataatccaacttattttcaattacctgctaaaaattttactttttaaattttttttgataatttaatctTTGCTTTTAGTTTGTTGCTAATAGACTTTTCAAAGAAATGACCTACTATATCAGGTTACCTcttatctttttcattctttataataattcaatctattttccattacctaccaataatcccacctttaaaattttgttcgataatccaacctttactttttgtttgttgccaatggacccttTAAGAAACTAAATGAATTTACTATTACTTCCCAAGCTTATAAAGttgatcattgcataaatagtaattgtctttatatacatataccatcaaataggggtgttcaaaatcaGACCCGCTTGACCCGACCGCTGACCCACACCCAACCCGTTATATATTATCtctatcaagttgaaattttcacgttaaaatattataaaaaattaataatagtcgTAAGTTTTTCACTTCCCTTCAAAGTAAAATACCCCTTTTAATCAGCGCCAAAGAgaaatttagtattttaaaaattgtggatttttttataataattgaagagaaaaggtgttaaagaaattaaaagagacttaaCATGTATAGATGagatatgttgaattattataaattagtagcaaagagaaattgagtatttagcttcttgaaggGTTCATTGCTAACAAAATGCcaacaaaggttgaattattaaaaaaaaaaattcaaaaggtgggattattggcaggtaatgggaaataggttggattattataaagaaggagaagatgaaaGTTAACTAGCAGGTTATAATCTAaagggtccattggcaacaaattgaaagcaaaagttagattattacaaaattttttaaaaggtgagattattaacaggtaattaaaaataaattaaattattcaaaacaaatttttctAATCAAAATAGTACTTCTTCGATGCATGCTCAAATTTAAACTCAATCATTGACAATTATACAATTTAAACACTATAATAAAACTTTAGACTTGTAGGATATACTTGATCACTATTAATATTACTTGCAAAACATATTATAAGAACCAAACATAATGTCAAATTGTGCTAGTAGTATAACCTAAAGGTATGGTCACAATTCCTTAATTAGTCTTCCTACAGTTCTTTCTGATCTCGCCATTGGATCCGGTAAGCGGCTTAATATCTCCCATTTTGATCATAGCGGATATGAAATCAGAATTAAATCTGCTAGGATTGCTGCTATAAGTTTGAACAAGTGCGTTGGTAGAACCACCACTGAACAATTGTTGGTCTGAGTGCATTAGACCCTTTTGGTTAACAACGTTTTTGTAATAGTTGTTATCAAAATGAGTTGGGGTTTGAAGGTCCAAAGGCGCTAAATTGTTGTTTCCTGAGTTTGTTGAGCTTGGGCAGTTTGCACGTCTTGTTTGAGCGAATGATGCATCAATGTTGCTCTCGTTGTATATGCGACTTCTAAAATTTGTGCACCTTGCTTGTCCGATTGTGTGGGCGCCTAAAAAATGCGAATGAGTCATAATTGAAATTACTTTATaacaaattttccaaaaaaaaaactttatagaTCCTAATATTCATCGAAATTATGTctatcacaaattgttgtatagaTGGTTTCAGCGTAAGATGCACCTCACACAATAAGTTTTAAAGTACATCATCATTACTATCCCAATGACTCCCGCCCAAGGCAGGGTCTGAAAAAGGTGGAAAAAAGGTAGACCAGTACCCTTATCACAAGAACGTCGCGATCGGAGGAAGCCCCTCAACAATAAGTTTAAAAGTCCAATTGatacaatttataaaaaaattaaatttgttttaaagtCATTTCATCGAAAAATAGTCTCATACCTGATAGTGCGACATTGATAcaatttataaaaaagaaattgtttTAAAGTCGTTTCATCGAAAAATAGCCCATACCTGATAGTGCGACCATATCGGTTGTTGAAAGGCCCTGATTTGCGAAACTAGAGATAAGTTGACTGAGACTAAAAGTTGGTGGTGGAATATTATTTGTTGCGGCGGATTTGCTAGCGGTCTTAGCATCCCTTCTGCCTAGCTTCACATTCCATGTTGGCCCACCCAGCTACACCAACAAAAACATTAAAGTCAATCTAGTTTATTGGCCTTATTAggctttattattttatagtatatgaagaaattaaataaaaaaataagttgatgaaataagtttatgaatgaaatgaaaagagaaaataaatttataaataagattaaatttaagagaaaaaaaaaatcagactaaaaatgaaaaaatatatagaaaaatcAAAGTGAATGCCCAAAATGaaatttatacttaataaaTTTATAGCGACAAGCCGATAAAGGAGACATTTTGTAAAATTGTTATGTGAACATCAATGTAGGTTATGTATGAAGTTTTACTCACAATGACTACAGAGTCTCTAGCAGTAATTGCTAAGATATCTGCACATGAGACGATTCCCGGACAAGCTTTTTCAACAGCGGTCTTTATTTGGTCGATCACTTCAAATCCTCTAACTGATCCAAGATTGGGTTGTGCAGTTTTTTCACCCGTAAAACTTGAGGTGTCGTCTAGTAATAGTGATGCATCACATCCCTGTTACATGTATCAATTAAATTATGTCATTTCTATTAATTACAAGCAACTAAATTTTACAATCTAATAACAAGCAATTAGCTAATTATTAAGTAATAGATTTTTACGTTGACAAAGCAATCATGGAAGAACAATCGAAGGAGAGAAGCGCCCATCCTAGCCTCCTTGTTGATAGCAGATTGTACGACTGATTTCACTGTTGAATATAAATTAGGACAAGAATTGGAGTAAAAGTTTGTAGTTAATTGGGCATTTGAACTCCCTAGAGAAACCAAAAGAAGGTAACCCACGACTAAAACTACCATAGAAGAAGAAGCCATTTTGTTAGAAGAAGAACAAGCAAATATAGTTAACAAACTAGGATGTGTGCTTAGAGCAAGCATGAACGAAACTATTTATAGAAGTCTTGTTAGGAAAGAGCTCTCTCTAGGTTGTATTAGGTGGGTCCCAACAAAAAGTATTAGTTGCATGTAAATGAAGTTTGAACGTAGAAATTAGTGACCTAAAACGAAAAAGTCAATATAAAAAATtggaataaatttaaaaaaaaaaaagtaggcaTCCAGAATTTATATGGCATAACAAAGACATGTATGGCATGGTCAATGGTTGTTATAAAATTGTCCAAGTTGGACCTAGTTAATATTAATGGGTTAGGTAGAATTGTCATATAGAGTACTTTTCAAGTAATGAAATGTTTAATCAAAGGTTACTTTTTGACAAATGAAAAGTGCCAAAGATTGACAATATGATCTAAGTTCAAATACACTCTCTAATCAAATTATTGAGTGATTAGATAAGGTTAATTGATTAATCATTTGGATGCTCACTAATCATTTAATTTGAACATTGTCTTAGGAaaagaaatataactaaaacttgtatttttgggtt belongs to Amaranthus tricolor cultivar Red isolate AtriRed21 chromosome 17, ASM2621246v1, whole genome shotgun sequence and includes:
- the LOC130804089 gene encoding peroxidase 4-like, with protein sequence MASSSMVVLVVGYLLLVSLGSSNAQLTTNFYSNSCPNLYSTVKSVVQSAINKEARMGASLLRLFFHDCFVNGCDASLLLDDTSSFTGEKTAQPNLGSVRGFEVIDQIKTAVEKACPGIVSCADILAITARDSVVILGGPTWNVKLGRRDAKTASKSAATNNIPPPTFSLSQLISSFANQGLSTTDMVALSGAHTIGQARCTNFRSRIYNESNIDASFAQTRRANCPSSTNSGNNNLAPLDLQTPTHFDNNYYKNVVNQKGLMHSDQQLFSGGSTNALVQTYSSNPSRFNSDFISAMIKMGDIKPLTGSNGEIRKNCRKTN